The genomic region TGCCACAATCCATCCATTTCTCATAACGCCAGCTTGAAACCCCCTCTTAGCAAAACAAGTGCTTACATTCAGGAGGGCATTCTATATTCTTCTAAGCCTTATTCCTTCATAGCTTAAAGACCAAAATACACCGAATGATGTTCTGTTCTCATCAGCCTACTGTAAATACGGAATAACACCTGAAACGAATGCGACAATGCTGGCTCCCCTGGAAGGACACGAGCACAGCCTCTGCGTGCTGCAGCATTGGGAAATTCTGAAGTTCTGATGGAAATGGCAATGGGCAAAGACAGCTCTTGTACAGAAGCGTTTAGTTCAATTATTCATATAGCAAAACTTACTGTAAGCGTTAAATGATACAGAAATGCTAAAGGTGATTTGACACGAGAGGGAAAAACTTTATGGGAAGACTGGGACAGCCGTCCAGCTGCACGAGCCTATTTCTGAAAAACCTCCATCGCCATTTCAGAGTGTTAAGATCCTCTTTCCGGGTCATCATCCACAGCAGGGCCCAACCAGCAGCAGGCCCCAGGCTGGCCATCCATGAGCAGATATGTCAAACTGAAGCTGAGCCACGGGACACAGCTCTGGACACCAACACCAGAAGCCGCCCACCTCCAGACCCAGATAATGGAAGGGGCATTTCCACATTAGAGCTTAGGATCTGATCGTTGGCAGCACAAAGGCAAGCCTAGAGAATGGGGTCTGTGGAAAAGCTCCCCCAGTAATTCGGGGAGAAGCAGCGCTTGCTTCTGAGCATCACCTCCCCTTCCGTGGAACAGCACCGGGCATTTTAGACCCAATTTGTCAGAAAAAAGCACATGTAGGTGCCCGCATGGCACCTACAGCACAGCTGGGCGCTGAGAGGCCACCAAAGGTCTCAGTAAGGAGAGGATGCACTCACCAGAGGTGACATAGATCCATTTGGCAGGTAGGGGTCTGAGAGCATGAGGAAGGGGTAGCCAGAGTACGCAGATCCTTTATACATCCCTGGGTCCTGGTGCTTCATACCTGCTAAAATCAGAGTTCCCCATCACGATCCGCCTTACGACAGGTGGCTGCTCTGCCTGTCGGGGGGGGACGGAAGAAGTGACGGCGTATTTGGGAAGCTTTTGGCTCTGTAATCCCAAAGGAGTGTACTGTAAGGGTGTGAGGGTCCCGGGGGGAgccccagctcttcccagctgGGACCGGGGCTGGAGAGGGCCGGTGCCGGGGCGGGGAGTCGGGGACCGCGAAGGAGAGGGGGACAGCCACGAAGATCGCCGCCACTAACCATCGTCCATGTGGTCCGGGAGCTTCTCCTGATAAACCCTCTGCGGATCCTGCACGCGGCGGATGGCCTGgatgggaggagagagaagggcaGAGCGGGGGGTGGCGGGAGGGGGGAGCGCGCGCGGGCCGGAGGGGGCCGTGTGGGGCGGCCCGGCTCACCTCAGGgtccgcggcggcggcggggctgcCGCTGCCTTCGGACTCGTTCACCAACGAGGACTTGAGGTCGGCCAGATCGCGCTCGGTGAAGGCGTTCTCGGGGATCTTCTCCTCCTGCTCGCCCTCGTCCTTGAAGGCCAGCATCTCGTCGGTGGCCCCCAGGTCGTCCCCTCCGCCGCTGCCCAGCTGCGGCATGTCGGTCCCGCCGCGCCCTCCCGCGCCGCGCACAACTTTCCCGCAGTATTGTTCTCACCACGAGCCCTCCTCGCGTCCGTCTGCGCCTAGGTTggttttttctcctcctctccctcaaTTATTTTGccttcagagaaaaagagactCCGCTCCCTcggaatttttctttctaaactttttttcccccccctctctAAATTctaacaaactttttttttccttacaaacGTTACCCCCTTCTCCTAAATTCCCTTTCGACTCTccctaaaaataataattccaaaatctcctttcttaaatcctttcctccccccctccccggcaGCTGGCGGGGGGCTCTGCGGGCTGCAGCCGGGCAGGCGTCGCGGGATGCCGCGCTCGGCGGTGCCCCCCCCCGGTGCCGCCCCCCGGCCCGAGCCCCGCAAAGTTTCTCTGGGAGCAGCGGGCGCCGGCGGCGGCCAGAGGCACGGAGCGCCCGGTGCCTGTGTGCGAgcgcggcggcgcggcggccaAGGGCTGCCGACATCAAAGCGGCCGCCGGGTGATTGGCAGCGCCGGGGaggggccgggggcgggcgCGCACACGCACACACCCGCGCGCACACGTACCCGCGCGCGCACAGCCGAGCGTGCACCCCGCGCGCGCGGTCGGAGCGGGGTGTCCGCCTTAAAGGGGTAACGGGGGGAGAGCGGGGTGTGCGGCGCTGCTGGGCTGCGGGGCTCTGCTGTGGTGCTGCATAGCATGGCACGGTACAGCACGGCATTGCACTGCATGGTACAGCACGGTGCGGTACTGCGTGGTACAGCGCAGCATTGCATTGCATGGTACAGCACGGTGTGGTATTGCATGGTACGGCacggcatggcacagcacagcattgcatggcatggcacagcacggtGCTGTATTGCATGACATGGTACAGCACTGAGTGGCATTGCATGGTATGGCATGGTGTTGCGTTGCATGTCATggtacagcacagcatggcattgCATTGTGTGGCATGGTGCAGCACAGTGTTGCATTGTATGCATGGTACAACATGGCATGGCATTGCATGGTACGACACAACACACACTGCATTGCACAGTACAGCATGACACAGCATTGCATGGCATGGCgttgcacagcacagcattgtGTGGGGTAGCATGGCCATgacatggcacagcacagcattggGCATGGCTAGGGTCACAATGAAACCATGTGAGTTCATTTGCACGTACACCTGTGTGCACATCTGTGTGCTTATGCTTAGCTCTGCTCACACATCGGTGCACGGatgtacacacacatgcatctgcagacacacacacttGTGCACACATAAGTGCATGCACACTTGTGAGTATACACTTATCTGCTCACACACTCATCTGCACACACATCTTTGTACCCAGCtctggcacagcatggcacggcATGGTATGGCACAGTGTGgtatggcatggcatggcatggtaCAGCACAGCAAACTGTATGTGTATGTAGGTGCTAGTGTGCACATACTCCTGCACACACATCTGCATGCACGGCTCTGCACATGCAGCCGCATGTACATCTGTGTACATACACCTGGCTCTGTGTGCACTcttctgtgtgcacacagacTGTACGTGTGCACCAGCACACTGCTACTGCGCTGCTTGCGCTATAGATGTGTGTATGCCCACACACACCAATACACATACATGGACTCATGGAAtttcctgagttggaagagacccacagggatcatTGCATCCAACTCCTGGCTCGCTGTCAGCACGCACTGCACACTCCTGACACACACCAGCACTTGCACACCTGCACGCACCACTGCACACACCAGCACCAACCAAGGCACAGCTGCACACGGCAGcatgcacagccccacacaaGCACACGCAGCTGCACGAGCGCTGCACGCTCACAGCTGCACACAAATGTTCCGGCACAGATGAGAGGGAAGAAGTCTGTGCACACATCTGAAGGCGCACACACGTGTGCACACACAGGTGGTGCACACGTgggtgcacacacacaccccgCCATGCACTGCCCgcgcagcccccagccccggcTGCGATGTTGGGTTGCAGAAAATGCTCACTCTGAGTGGCCCCGAGGGTCGGGAAACCCGAAATGGGCACCTTTGAGGCCAGTGTGGAGGCAGCAGACACTTCTGTGTCGGCGTCAGAttttttctgaagcagttcCCATGGAAAAGGAAACTCCCGATCTCCTGTGATCGCGTACGACAGGTCCTGTGCATGTCTCCGGTAGCTTGAAAAAACACACcgatatttattttccttaattaagATTGCATAAGATAGCCCTGGGTCCTGGAGACTTTTCTACAGACTGTAATGACGCCATGTAAATTGTTTTTTATGACCCAATATACTACATATTGTCGCATTCAGCCCTTGAATAGGAAGCTAAAAATCTCGGTCcctatttttcttgttaatgaGGGTATTATTACTATGGATATAATCTCATTACTTTTTGGGGAGGAGAAGAACTAGTCGGAGCCACTTTGAGAAGTGCtgaatgtatttaaatgaagcaaaatcCGTCTTTCTGCTAATTGCTGCTCTTGCACACTGCTCTTATTTCAGGGGCTGAAGGAGGTGGGACGGGGGGGAGGGCGGAGGGGGAGGCACGGCGTGCATCTCTGCTCCCCCACCCCATAGGAAACTCCATCTGTGGATTTCCACCCTTTTAAAcatcactaaaaataaaataaaatacactgcAGCCAcgcaggagagagagagagattggaatgaaatatttgctgctttctgattctttctttctttattttttttttccccttttcagaTGATCCTCTTGTTTTGCATGTGAAAAAAATCGTCTGAGATTTACAGCCCTCCCAAACGGAGATAAAGCCTTGGCAATGAGTTGGAAACCTGTTGTAATCTGTGATCCAGGAAACAAAGAGCCTCATTAATGCAGAGACTTTGGTGAGCCTTTGATGTTAGCTAGCATAGCATTCACTCTCGGTTCCATTTGCATTTAAACATTCATAAAAACATCATCTCTGCTTCCTTTGCCTTAAGCAATTTAGGAGTAAAGTATAGCTTCTATTTAAAGAAACCCACTGTGGTGAGGTTCAGAATACAAATATCACATAATCTTCAAGCAGAGCAAATATTTTATCCTACATTTCTGGTGGGCACGTTTAATAATGCTACATTTAAGACCCAAAATAAAAGATCTGTCTTATTTTCATTAACCTTACACCACACATTcgagagaaaagagaaaaggggcCCGGTTCATCCTAAATATGCTACATGCCAGtttggggaaggaagggaatgCGGAGGATTTGACATCATTCACAGGAGCTGCATTTTTACGGGCAGGATGCCTCCAGCAAGGTGCCCAAATCCCTGCTCAGACACACAGCGATGGAAATTTCAGAACAACTTTGTatgggtttgattttttttaacgCGTGCAGTTTTCTGAACTGTGGAATCGTCGTCCTGGGTTATAGCTAAAGTGAGAATAAAAGCACAACGCTAAAAAAGTCAGCACGTGCCCAATGCATGGGGCTTTCTTCCATGCGAAGCTGCGGACATCACCCAGAGAGAGTGGGGAGTTGGGGGCATCGCTCCAGAAAGAAGGGCCTGCCCACCATAGTGTTTTCAGCAGCATTGTTCAGCAGTGGAATGGGGCGAAATACCCCCGAGTCAGGCTGATGTGGCATTGGGAATCCGCAGCTCCGGTGTCCACACCACCATCCCGTTATCACAGCAGTGTGAGCTATGAGTGGTCCCATGTCACATCAGGAGCTCCTTCTGTGCTGGGAGCAAATGCGAGGGAAGCTCCAGGTTGGGTGAGGCAGTTCAGCCAGACGGTGTTTTAAGCGTTCTAAGCGAGTTTCCTATACAATGAATATCCAaaattgaaatggaaaacacttaaaaacaactttaccttggataaaatatttctggagctggatcaaaggaaaacagaaagcctGGCTCACTTGTCAGATCCTATCTGCAGTGAACTTC from Gallus gallus isolate bGalGal1 chromosome 13, bGalGal1.mat.broiler.GRCg7b, whole genome shotgun sequence harbors:
- the LOC124417180 gene encoding uncharacterized protein LOC124417180, with product MPRSAVPPPGAAPRPEPRKVSLGAAGAGGGQRHGAPGACVRARRRGGQGLPTSKRPPGDWQRRGGAGGGRAHAHTRAHTYPRAHSRACTPRARSERGVRLKGMILLFCM